TGCAAGAACTTAATTTTTATAGGATTGGAATATGATAAAGAATTTTTTTGAAGTACATCATGAATGTAAAAATTCCCTGGCCCGTACCGGAGTAATTCATCTGCCTCATGGAGATGTTCAGACTCCTGTATTTATGCCTGTTGGTACAAAAGGAACCGTAAAGGCCGTTGATAAGGATTCTCTGGAAGAAATGGGATTTGAAATCATCCTTGCAAATACATATCACATGTATCTTCGTCCTGGTGCTGATATTGTTCAGGAAGGCGGAGGACTTCACGGCTTTACAAAATGGAACAGGAATTTTTTAACCGATTCGGGAGGATTCCAGGTATGGTCACTTTCTAAACTCAGAAAAATTGATCCGAATGGAATTACTTTCAGAAGCGACATTGACGGAAGCAAACATTATTTTACTCCTGAGAATGTTGTTCAGACTCAGACAAAACTTAATTCAGACATACAGATGCAGCTGGATGTATGTACCGGATATGATGTAAAGAGAAAAGAGGCAGAGAAGGCTCTTCAGATAACCACAGACTGGGCTAACCGTGCCGTAGCTGAATGGAAAAAGCAGCAGGAGAACGGATACAAAGGAGTTCTTTTTCCTATAGTTCAGGGAAACTTCTTTGATGATCTTCGCAAAGAAAGCGCTCAGTTTGTAAGTGAACTTGATACTCCCGGTCTTGCAATCGGCGGCTTAAGTGTCGGTGAGCCTGCAGATGTTTTTGCAGAAAAACTTCAGTATACGGTTCAGTATATTACCAGAAGCAAGCCCCGCTATGTTATGGGAATCGGTACGCCTGAATATATTTTTGAAGCAGTTGCAGACGGAATTGATATGTTTGATTGTGTTCAGCCTACACGTATTGCCCGTCACGGTATGTACTTTACAAGAAAGGGAATGGTTTCAATTAAACAGAAACGTTATGAGCATGACTTTACTCCCGTTGATCCTGAATGTAACTGCAAGGTATGCAGAACTTACAGCCGTGCATATCTCAGACATATTTTCAGGGAACAGGAAATTCTTTCTTCAATGCTTGCAAGCTACCATAACCTGTATTTCTTAAATGACATGATTCATCAGATTCGTGATGCAATTAATCAGGATCGTTTTGAAGAATTCCGCAGGGAGTTTCTGGATAGATTTCATTCCGGCGAGGTGTGATTTATGAAGAAGATTTTTTTTACTGCTTTTCTTTTATTAAATGGAATTTTTTTTGCTCAGGAATCTGAAACTGTTCCGCCTGCTATAGATAATCTTCTTACGGCTCCTGAATCATCAGAAGAATCGGAAGATTCAGTTTTATCTGCTGATAATGCCGGTGCCGTTCAGGAAGAATCTGTTGCTGAAGTTAATTCAGAAACACCGGCATCATCTGTTTCTGAAAA
Above is a window of Treponema rectale DNA encoding:
- the tgt gene encoding tRNA guanosine(34) transglycosylase Tgt — its product is MIKNFFEVHHECKNSLARTGVIHLPHGDVQTPVFMPVGTKGTVKAVDKDSLEEMGFEIILANTYHMYLRPGADIVQEGGGLHGFTKWNRNFLTDSGGFQVWSLSKLRKIDPNGITFRSDIDGSKHYFTPENVVQTQTKLNSDIQMQLDVCTGYDVKRKEAEKALQITTDWANRAVAEWKKQQENGYKGVLFPIVQGNFFDDLRKESAQFVSELDTPGLAIGGLSVGEPADVFAEKLQYTVQYITRSKPRYVMGIGTPEYIFEAVADGIDMFDCVQPTRIARHGMYFTRKGMVSIKQKRYEHDFTPVDPECNCKVCRTYSRAYLRHIFREQEILSSMLASYHNLYFLNDMIHQIRDAINQDRFEEFRREFLDRFHSGEV